GGTCGTTCAATTGGTAAAAAAGATCTAAACATTTTTACAATTCGCTGTACTGAACGAGACGTCAATTTTTCGTAGCGATAGTTCATAAAAAGCGGTTCTTGCTGATCTTGTATTTCTGGTCGTTCTGTTGCGTAATATTCTAGAATTTTTTCTCGCGCCTTAACACCAAATAAAACAATCCGTTCTTTTTTACCTTTACCTAAAATACGAATTGTTTTAGCATCCATGTCAACATCAACAATACACATATTAACAAGCTCAGAGCAACGAACACCTGTGGCATACAACAATTCAAAAATAGTTTTATCACGCACGGGATAACGAGTTGGTAATGCTTCATTTTTTATCGAATCAAGTAAATGAAACAATTCATCAACGCTAAAATAAATAGGCAATTTTTTATCAATCCGCGGTCTTTTTAAATTGAGATTTAATTCAATACCACGAGGTTGCAGAAACCGTTCAAATGATGTAAAACAAGAGAACTTTCTTGCGATAGAACTTTTACTGATTTTTTTATAAAACAATGCAACCAAGTACCGTTCAATAATTTGGCGTAACTCAAGATTGTTTTTATCTTGATCAGCCATCTCATGCCAGAATGTGATAAATTGCTGCAAGTCTAAAAAATAGGCGCGCAACGT
This DNA window, taken from Candidatus Babeliales bacterium, encodes the following:
- the xerA gene encoding site-specific tyrosine recombinase/integron integrase — protein: MKKEEFEQHKEAFLLHLKAERNLSEHTLRAYFLDLQQFITFWHEMADQDKNNLELRQIIERYLVALFYKKISKSSIARKFSCFTSFERFLQPRGIELNLNLKRPRIDKKLPIYFSVDELFHLLDSIKNEALPTRYPVRDKTIFELLYATGVRCSELVNMCIVDVDMDAKTIRILGKGKKERIVLFGVKAREKILEYYATERPEIQDQQEPLFMNYRYEKLTSRSVQRIVKMFRSFLPIERPLTPHKLRHSFATHLLNQGADLRAVQELLGHKTLATTEKYTHVSLENLSKLCESVHPINAMINKK